Proteins from one Argopecten irradians isolate NY chromosome 15, Ai_NY, whole genome shotgun sequence genomic window:
- the LOC138308784 gene encoding uncharacterized protein: MALMDTTSRVHLLTVPDLVIQSSWKGSAIVSVPLNIFIDDLSADQSRRWSPLHAVQMQIAGLSLEEKRKSANTHFISASDKVGILDQMVPICSAVHMFDASMMRPVLVISHISSIIADYQMMSYVCNHSGPSAKKFCPKCMADKTDPIKKWEMRTPQSTRRLIERMGLMQHPKQMQTDTGIKAYKNTLWDYLNPHRDTPIGLLHFMYLGLAKHLIQYCYENLTSEKKQMLALHLESIDQSQFEYKVTAQSMFKYRDSRQGKDFKLYLQLASFNFGYVRAEQKHIQALTKLALVSRHMQNMTGNISEEVTAYLNFIKENIPALARKSKAHLGVHLEDDIEFHGHPLHYIEDQFEKNHRTIRTGIQHQNGHAKSRDTASQFAKYEVISHLATGGYMKHGILLEKTSSLKEKVYLFRNSWDSQLRLMKTSVKGTHYGPWLGSKTENQS; the protein is encoded by the exons CATTCAAAGTTCATGGAAAGGATCTGCCATTGTTTCAGTTCCTCTTAACATCTTTATTGATGATCTTTCCGCAGACCAATCTAGACGGTGGTCACCTCTCCATGCTGTACAGATGCAAATAGCTGGCCTCAGCCTTGAGGAAAAGAGAAAAAGTGCAAATACCCATTTCATATCTGCTTCTGACAAAGTTGGAATTTTAGATCAGATGGTACCAATTTGTTCAGCTG TGCACATGTTTGATGCTTCAATGATGAGACCTGTACTtgttatttcacatatttcaTCAATCATAGCAGATTATCAAATGATGAGCTATGTGTGCAACCACAGTGGGCCGTCTGCTAAAAAGTTTTGTCCAAAGTGCATG GCTGACAAAACAGATCCGATAAAGAAATGGGAAATGAGGACACCTCAATCAACAAGAAGACTAATAGAGAGGATGGGTCTTATGCAACATCCAAAGCAAATGCAAACCGATACAGGGATTAAAGCGTACAAAAACACTCTTTGGGATTACCTAAACCCTCATAG AGACACGCCTATTGGACTTCTGCATTTTATGTATCTGGGGCTAGCAAAACACCttatacag TATTGCTATGAAAACCTGACTTCAGAGAAAAAGCAAATGCTTGCTTTACACTTGGAAAGCATTGACCAGTCACAGTTTGAATACAAAGTGACTGCTCAATCTATGTTCAAATATAGGGACAGTCGTCAAGGCAAAGACTTCAAATTATAT ctTCAGTTAGCTTCATTCAATTTTGGATATGTTAGAGCAGAGCAGAAACATATACAGGCCCTTACAAAACTTGCCTTG GTATCTAGACACATGCAGAACATGACAGGAAACATATCAGAAGAAGTTACAGCATACCTCAACttcataaaagaaaatattcctGCACTGGCACGCAAAAGTAAAGCTCACCTTGGTGTACATTTG gAAGATGACATTGAATTCCATGGCCATCCTTTACATTATATTGAGgaccaatttgaaaaaaaccacCGCACAATACGGACAGGAATTCAGCACCAGAATGGTCATGCTAAGTCACGGGACACGGCTAGTCAGTTTGCCAAGTATGAAGTTATTTCTCATCTTGCAACTGGAGGTTACATGAAACATG GCATTCTCCTGGAAAAAACGTCATCGCTGAAGGAGAAAGTGTATCTGTTCAGAAATTCTTGGGACTCACAACTAAGACTGATGAAGACATCCGTCAAAGGAACCCATTACGGTCCATGGTTAGGCAGCAAAACGGAAAACCAGTCGTAA